A segment of the Longimicrobiales bacterium genome:
TCTCGCGCGTGCGGCTTGTCGCCCAGGCGGCCGTCGGCCGGCCCGATCCAGGGGTGGAAGACCTGCGGCAGCAGGAGCGCGGCTGGTACCTGGGTGCCTCCGTGCTCGGGGTGTGGACGCTGGCCGGCGACGCCCGCACCGGTCTCGACCTGGTGGTCGGCGTGCAGGTCGATCATGCGACCGGCAGCAGCGCCACGCGGACGAGCGCGCCCAGCGGGCTCACCGCGCGCCTGACCCAGACCGTCGGCAGCGTCGATCTCCAGCCGTTCGTCGGTGGCGGCGTCGCACTCCGCAACGACAACAGCGCGGCGCACCGGCAGTGGAACTCGCTGGACGTCGATGACGCCATGTCGACCGCCGGCTGGTTTGCACACACGGGTGTGCGGGTCGGCAGTGGCCGCTTCTGGGTGCAGCCGTCGATGACCTGGTCCAAGGTATTCGGCGACGGCGGCTTCCCGCCGGTGCTGGTGGAGGAGGCGTCGGGCTCGACGCGCAGCGCGTCGCCCACGATCGAGCACGCGCCGCTGCTCACACTGCGGGCCGGCTTCTCACCCTGACGGGCCCGCCGGTTTCTTCCGTTCCAGCCGCGTATCCTCGAAGGAGACGGGGTCCTCGATCGGCTCGAGGTGCGTGAACACGGTGCTGTTGGGCACGGCACTGCGCACGCGTTCCTCGATGAGCTCGAGCAGGTCGTGACCCTCCTGCACCGTCCATTCGCCGGGCACCAGCACGTGGAAGGAGATGAAGCGGCGGGCGCCTGCCTGGCGTGTGCGCAGCGCATGGTAGTGCACGCCACGCCGTTCGTAATCGTCGAGCACGTCCAGGATGCGGGTGCGCATCTCGCTGCTCAGGCTGGTGTCGAGCAGTCCCAGGGCCGAGCGTCGCAGCAGGGAACCGCCGATGTAGAGGATGTTGCCTGTCACTGCGAGCGCGAGCAGCGGGTCGAGGATCTCCCAGCCGGTGAGTGAAGCGCCCACCAGCCCGAGGACCACTCCGATCGACGTCCACACGTCCGTCATCAGGTGCTTCGCGTCCGCTTCCAGCGCGATGGATCCGTGTCGCCGCGCGGCGCGCAGCAGCACGCGCGCGACCACCAGGTTGATCGCGCTGGCGACCAGCGCCACGGTCGCGCCGATCGTCAGGTCCGTGACGGGTCGCGGATCGAGCAGCCGCTGAAATCCCGCAACCCCGATTGCCACGGCGGCAACCAGGATCAGTGCACCCTCGAAGCCACTCGAGAAGTACTCGACCTTGGTGTGACCGTACGCGTGCTCGTCGTCTGCCGGTCGTTCCGCGACCGCCAGCGCGTAGAGTGCGACCACGGCCGCGATCAGGTTGACCAGCGATTCCGCGGCGTCGGAGAGCAGGCCGACGGAGTCGGTGACCAGCCACGCGCCGCCCTTGAGCCCGATCGTTGCGATCGCCGCCGCGATCGAGAGCCAGGCGTAGCGCTTCAGTGAGGTCTCGCGCGCGGTGTCTGCCGCGTGGTGTA
Coding sequences within it:
- a CDS encoding cation diffusion facilitator family transporter — protein: MLHHAADTARETSLKRYAWLSIAAAIATIGLKGGAWLVTDSVGLLSDAAESLVNLIAAVVALYALAVAERPADDEHAYGHTKVEYFSSGFEGALILVAAVAIGVAGFQRLLDPRPVTDLTIGATVALVASAINLVVARVLLRAARRHGSIALEADAKHLMTDVWTSIGVVLGLVGASLTGWEILDPLLALAVTGNILYIGGSLLRRSALGLLDTSLSSEMRTRILDVLDDYERRGVHYHALRTRQAGARRFISFHVLVPGEWTVQEGHDLLELIEERVRSAVPNSTVFTHLEPIEDPVSFEDTRLERKKPAGPSG